The region ACCGATGTGGAAATTAAGGAAGAAGCGGTTGATCCCGATGACGTGGAAATGCTGCAGGATATGATTTTAGCCGCTACAAACGATGTCATTAAACAAATCGATGATAAGACCAATGAAACAATGGGGCAATTCACGAAAGGATTAAATATGCCTGGTATGTTCTAGGGGGCAACGTTATGTATTATCCAGAACCGATTTCCAAATTGATTGATAGCTTTACAAAACTGCCAGGGATCGGGCCGAAAACAGCAGTCCGTCTGGCTTTTTTTGTTATTAATATGAATGATGATGATGTCATGGATTTCGCCAATTCACTTGTCAACGCAAAACGCCAACTGACACATTGTTCTACTTGTGGACATATAACCGATCAAGATCCATGTGCGATTTGTCAGGATGAGTCACGAGATGCATCAATTATTTGCGTTGTGCAGGATCCAAAAGATGTTATTGCAATGGAAAAAATGAAAGAATTCCATGGCAAATATCATGTTTTACATGG is a window of Lentibacillus daqui DNA encoding:
- a CDS encoding YbaB/EbfC family nucleoid-associated protein, with the protein product MKGNMGNMMKQMQKMQKKMMAAQDELYEMNFEATSGGGMVTVKANGKKEITDVEIKEEAVDPDDVEMLQDMILAATNDVIKQIDDKTNETMGQFTKGLNMPGMF
- the recR gene encoding recombination mediator RecR; this translates as MYYPEPISKLIDSFTKLPGIGPKTAVRLAFFVINMNDDDVMDFANSLVNAKRQLTHCSTCGHITDQDPCAICQDESRDASIICVVQDPKDVIAMEKMKEFHGKYHVLHGAISPMDGIGPEDINIPDLLNRLKDDEVKELILATNPNIEGEATAMYISRLVKPSGIKTTRIAHGLPVGGDLEYADEVTLSKALEGRRDL